The Leptospira mtsangambouensis genomic sequence AAAGGTGCGATTCCAATAGGATATTTTCCATACCCTTATGCAGCAGAAGCAACTCCTGACACACTTCCAGGGGCAGACAAAGGATTAAAAAATCCAATCGCCAAAGCAAACTTAGGTGATTTAATGATTGGTGAAAAACGTTACCAAACCTACTGCACACCTTGCCACGGGGTAAGGGGTCTTGGGAATGGAACGGTTGTTGGACCTGCTCCAAGGTTCCAACAATCACCTCCTTCTGTTGTGTCTGATAAAATCAAAGGTTGGTCTGATGGACAAATCTATCATATCATCAC encodes the following:
- a CDS encoding c-type cytochrome → MKQNIFRVLALAGLLVLVNCDYKTPVYEYFPSMYDSPARESQEADSFATNGSASRIPPKGAIPIGYFPYPYAAEATPDTLPGADKGLKNPIAKANLGDLMIGEKRYQTYCTPCHGVRGLGNGTVVGPAPRFQQSPPSVVSDKIKGWSDGQIYHIITMGRGLMGSYAYQIEPEDRWKLIAYIRKLQEHEVQNKKAN